The following proteins are co-located in the Malus sylvestris chromosome 13, drMalSylv7.2, whole genome shotgun sequence genome:
- the LOC126595621 gene encoding aspartic proteinase 36-like isoform X2: MQQPMASTTVSIMKVVAAATPRTSFSSFALLFLLLISTKITTTFALNNAFLSVKYKYAGREPSLSALKAHDIQRTLRFLAGVDLPLGGSGRPDAVGLYYAKIGIGTPTKDYYVQVDTGSDIMWVNCIQCRDCPQRSTLGIDLTLYDVKQSSTGKLVPCNQDFCLEVNDGLLSGCTANMTCPYLQIYGDGTSTAGYFVKDIVFYDGVSGDLKTTSANGSVIFGCGATQSGDLGSSGEGALDGILGFGKSNSSIISQLASSGKVKKMFAHCLDGKNGGGIFAIGRVVQPKVNMTPLVPNQPHYNVNMKSVQVGHSFLNLPPDVFEAGDRKGTIIDSGTTLAYLPDVIYQPLIIAQQNDLNVQTVHGEYTCFQYPGSVDDGFPSVIFYFENSLSLKVNPHDYLFPYEGFWCIGWQNSGMQSRDRKNLTLLGDLVLSNKLVLYDLENQVIGWTEYNCSSSIKVQDEQNGTVHLVGSHYISPSSASYLNTRWAIIFLLLTMVLHGLV, encoded by the exons ATGCAACAACCCATGGCTTCAACGACGGTGTCGATCATGAAGGTGGTGGCGGCGGCCACTCCGAGAACCTCGTTCTCCAGCTTCGCACTGCTGTTCCTGCTCTTGATTTCAACCAAAATCACAACCACCTTCGCTCTCAACAATGCCTTTCTGAGCGTCAAGTACAAATACGCTGGCCGCGAACCTTCCTTGAGCGCCCTTAAAGCTCACGATATCCAGCGGACTCTTCGATTTCTTGCCGGCGTTGACCTCCCTTTAGGCGGCTCTGGCCGGCCTGATGCCGTCGG CTTATACTATGCTAAAATTGGCATTGGAACACCTACCAAGGACTACTATGTACAAGTTGATACAGGAAGTGACATTATGTGGGTCAACTGTATACAATGCAGAGATTGTCCACAGAGAAGCACACTTGGT ATTGATCTTACTCTATATGATGTTAAGCAGTCCTCCACTGGTAAATTAGTTCCTTGTAATCAAGATTTTTGCTTGGAGGTAAATGACGGTCTGCTGTCTGGATGTACGGCTAATATGACATGTCCATACCTGCAAATATACGGAGATGGAACCTCAACTGCCGGTTACTTTGTCAAGGATATTGTGTTTTATGATGGAGTGTCCGGTGACCTCAAGACTACGTCTGCCAATGGGAGCGTCATTTTTGG GTGTGGTGCTACGCAATCTGGTGATCTAGGCTCATCCGGGGAAGGGGCACTGGATGGAATACTTGGTTTTGGCAAATCAAATTCCTCAATTATTTCACAGCTAGCATCATCTGGGAAAGTGAAGAAGATGTTTGCTCATTGCTTAGATGGAAAGAATGGAGGTGGTATCTTTGCTATTGGGCGTGTTGTACAACCAAAAGTTAACATGACTCCCTTGGTACCAAATCA GCCGCACTACAATGTCAACATGAAATCAGTTCAAGTTGGCCATTCTTTTCTAAATCTTCCACCAGATGTATTTGAAGCGGGAGATAGAAAAGGCACAATAATTGACAGTGGCACAACATTGGCTTATCTTCCCGATGTGATTTATCAGCCCTTA ATTATCGCTCAGCAGAATGATTTGAATGTTCAAACTGTTCACGGAGAATATACATGCTTTCAGTATCCAGGAAG TGTTGATGATGGATTTCCTTCGGTCatcttttattttgaaaattcacTTTCTTTGAAGGTTAATCCACATGACTATTTGTTCCCTTAT GAAGGCTTTTGGTGTATTGGTTGGCAAAACAGTGGGATGCAATCAAGGGATAGGAAGAACTTGACTCTTTTGGGAG ATTTGGTACTGTCGAACAAGCTAGTCCTGTATGATCTTGAGAATCAGGTCATTGGATGGACTGAATATAACT GCTCGTCGAGTATTAAAGTACAGGATGAACAGAATGGAACAGTGCACTTAGTAGGTTCCCACTATATTTCTCCTTCTTCTGCCTCCTATTTGAATACCCGATGGGCTATAATCTTCTTGTTGCTAACCATGGTGCTGCACGGTCTAGTTTAG
- the LOC126595621 gene encoding aspartic proteinase 36-like isoform X1: protein MQQPMASTTVSIMKVVAAATPRTSFSSFALLFLLLISTKITTTFALNNAFLSVKYKYAGREPSLSALKAHDIQRTLRFLAGVDLPLGGSGRPDAVGLYYAKIGIGTPTKDYYVQVDTGSDIMWVNCIQCRDCPQRSTLGIDLTLYDVKQSSTGKLVPCNQDFCLEVNDGLLSGCTANMTCPYLQIYGDGTSTAGYFVKDIVFYDGVSGDLKTTSANGSVIFGCGATQSGDLGSSGEGALDGILGFGKSNSSIISQLASSGKVKKMFAHCLDGKNGGGIFAIGRVVQPKVNMTPLVPNQPHYNVNMKSVQVGHSFLNLPPDVFEAGDRKGTIIDSGTTLAYLPDVIYQPLVSNIIAQQNDLNVQTVHGEYTCFQYPGSVDDGFPSVIFYFENSLSLKVNPHDYLFPYEGFWCIGWQNSGMQSRDRKNLTLLGDLVLSNKLVLYDLENQVIGWTEYNCSSSIKVQDEQNGTVHLVGSHYISPSSASYLNTRWAIIFLLLTMVLHGLV from the exons ATGCAACAACCCATGGCTTCAACGACGGTGTCGATCATGAAGGTGGTGGCGGCGGCCACTCCGAGAACCTCGTTCTCCAGCTTCGCACTGCTGTTCCTGCTCTTGATTTCAACCAAAATCACAACCACCTTCGCTCTCAACAATGCCTTTCTGAGCGTCAAGTACAAATACGCTGGCCGCGAACCTTCCTTGAGCGCCCTTAAAGCTCACGATATCCAGCGGACTCTTCGATTTCTTGCCGGCGTTGACCTCCCTTTAGGCGGCTCTGGCCGGCCTGATGCCGTCGG CTTATACTATGCTAAAATTGGCATTGGAACACCTACCAAGGACTACTATGTACAAGTTGATACAGGAAGTGACATTATGTGGGTCAACTGTATACAATGCAGAGATTGTCCACAGAGAAGCACACTTGGT ATTGATCTTACTCTATATGATGTTAAGCAGTCCTCCACTGGTAAATTAGTTCCTTGTAATCAAGATTTTTGCTTGGAGGTAAATGACGGTCTGCTGTCTGGATGTACGGCTAATATGACATGTCCATACCTGCAAATATACGGAGATGGAACCTCAACTGCCGGTTACTTTGTCAAGGATATTGTGTTTTATGATGGAGTGTCCGGTGACCTCAAGACTACGTCTGCCAATGGGAGCGTCATTTTTGG GTGTGGTGCTACGCAATCTGGTGATCTAGGCTCATCCGGGGAAGGGGCACTGGATGGAATACTTGGTTTTGGCAAATCAAATTCCTCAATTATTTCACAGCTAGCATCATCTGGGAAAGTGAAGAAGATGTTTGCTCATTGCTTAGATGGAAAGAATGGAGGTGGTATCTTTGCTATTGGGCGTGTTGTACAACCAAAAGTTAACATGACTCCCTTGGTACCAAATCA GCCGCACTACAATGTCAACATGAAATCAGTTCAAGTTGGCCATTCTTTTCTAAATCTTCCACCAGATGTATTTGAAGCGGGAGATAGAAAAGGCACAATAATTGACAGTGGCACAACATTGGCTTATCTTCCCGATGTGATTTATCAGCCCTTAGTAAGTAAT ATTATCGCTCAGCAGAATGATTTGAATGTTCAAACTGTTCACGGAGAATATACATGCTTTCAGTATCCAGGAAG TGTTGATGATGGATTTCCTTCGGTCatcttttattttgaaaattcacTTTCTTTGAAGGTTAATCCACATGACTATTTGTTCCCTTAT GAAGGCTTTTGGTGTATTGGTTGGCAAAACAGTGGGATGCAATCAAGGGATAGGAAGAACTTGACTCTTTTGGGAG ATTTGGTACTGTCGAACAAGCTAGTCCTGTATGATCTTGAGAATCAGGTCATTGGATGGACTGAATATAACT GCTCGTCGAGTATTAAAGTACAGGATGAACAGAATGGAACAGTGCACTTAGTAGGTTCCCACTATATTTCTCCTTCTTCTGCCTCCTATTTGAATACCCGATGGGCTATAATCTTCTTGTTGCTAACCATGGTGCTGCACGGTCTAGTTTAG